In one window of Agromyces badenianii DNA:
- a CDS encoding CPBP family intramembrane glutamic endopeptidase, with protein MSSARRLRLEVVIVLGLSLGASAVYSIVSIVAKLTAETPLGEQSVALNPSRAPREWLDFTYQFLDVFFGLFAVALVLYLLWAPGTNPFRRIGLDLSRPGRDAASGVLLVVAVGVPGLALYAIGRALGLTVAVQASPADWLWWTVPILVFRALEAALTEEVIVVGYLFTRFKELGVGPWATILSSALLRGSYHLYQGIGPFFGNAAMGIVFGWCYQRWGRTMPLVIAHWILDVVSFVGYPLAVGWWPALFAASTG; from the coding sequence ATGTCATCTGCACGGCGGCTGCGACTCGAGGTCGTGATCGTGCTCGGCCTGTCGCTCGGGGCATCCGCCGTCTACTCGATCGTCTCGATCGTGGCGAAGCTCACGGCCGAGACTCCGCTCGGTGAGCAGTCCGTGGCCCTGAACCCGTCACGGGCGCCGCGGGAGTGGCTCGACTTCACCTACCAGTTCCTCGACGTCTTCTTCGGCCTCTTCGCTGTCGCTCTCGTGCTGTACCTGCTCTGGGCTCCCGGCACGAACCCGTTCCGCCGCATCGGGCTCGACCTGTCGAGGCCCGGCCGCGACGCGGCATCCGGCGTGCTGCTCGTCGTCGCCGTCGGCGTGCCGGGGCTCGCCCTCTACGCGATCGGCCGCGCACTCGGACTCACCGTCGCCGTGCAGGCTTCACCGGCCGATTGGCTGTGGTGGACCGTGCCGATCCTGGTGTTCCGGGCGCTCGAAGCCGCGCTGACCGAAGAGGTCATCGTCGTCGGCTACCTCTTCACCCGGTTCAAGGAACTCGGTGTCGGGCCATGGGCGACGATCCTGTCGAGTGCGCTGCTCCGCGGCAGCTACCACCTCTACCAGGGCATCGGCCCGTTCTTCGGCAACGCCGCGATGGGCATCGTCTTCGGCTGGTGCTACCAGCGCTGGGGCCGCACGATGCCGCTCGTCATCGCGCACTGGATCCTCGACGTCGTGTCGTTCGTCGGCTACCCGCTCGCGGTGGGGTGGTGGCCCGCGCTCTTCGCCGCGTCGACCGGCTGA
- a CDS encoding peptide ABC transporter substrate-binding protein gives MKIKRIGVAAIALAAAGALTLSGCTSGEPESTGGAGSSTAVISTNSTEPQNPLVPTNTNEVGGGLIVDHVFAGLVFYDAEGNVENDVAESIETEDSQNYTIKLKADQTFTNDEPVTAESFVNAWNYGAALENAQLSSYFFDSIEGYSAEENVEEMSGLAVVDDLTFTVKLSQPESDFPLRLGYSAFFPLPEAAYEDIEAFGESPIGNGPYMFDGEDAWKHNERIDLVVNPDYDGPRKAQNGGLDVILYASTDAAYADLQAGNVDVLQDLPESALETFETEFEGRSVNQPAAANATITIPERLAHFSGEEGKLRRAAISHAINREEITEVIYSGTRTPAHDFTSPVIAGYSEEIPGSEVLEFDADLAKELWAEADAIAPWSGSFQLAYNADGPNQGWVDAVANQLKNNLGIDASGAPVPTFAELRTAVTDRAIQTSFRTGWQGDYPSLSNFLGPIFYTGAGSNDGDYSNPAFDQLIDEGLGATDIEAGIESFQQAQEILFEDLPAIPLWYTNTAGAWGEQVDNVEFGWNTVPLYYQITKSE, from the coding sequence TTGAAGATCAAGAGAATCGGCGTAGCCGCCATTGCTCTTGCCGCCGCGGGAGCGCTTACGCTCTCGGGTTGCACCAGCGGCGAGCCGGAGTCGACCGGAGGCGCCGGCAGCTCGACGGCAGTCATCTCGACGAACAGCACCGAGCCGCAGAACCCCTTGGTCCCCACCAACACCAACGAAGTCGGCGGCGGTCTCATCGTCGACCACGTCTTCGCCGGACTGGTGTTCTACGACGCCGAGGGCAATGTCGAGAACGATGTCGCCGAGTCCATCGAGACCGAAGACAGCCAGAACTACACCATCAAGCTCAAGGCCGACCAGACCTTCACCAACGACGAGCCGGTCACGGCAGAGTCGTTCGTGAACGCGTGGAACTACGGCGCAGCTCTCGAGAACGCCCAGCTGTCGAGCTACTTCTTCGACTCGATCGAGGGATACAGCGCAGAAGAGAACGTCGAAGAGATGTCGGGCCTCGCGGTCGTCGATGACCTGACGTTCACGGTCAAGCTTTCACAGCCCGAGTCCGACTTCCCGCTGCGTCTCGGCTACTCGGCCTTCTTCCCGCTGCCCGAGGCGGCGTACGAGGACATCGAGGCGTTCGGCGAGAGCCCCATCGGCAACGGCCCGTACATGTTCGACGGCGAAGACGCCTGGAAGCACAATGAGCGGATCGACCTCGTCGTGAACCCCGACTACGACGGCCCCCGCAAGGCGCAGAACGGTGGCCTCGACGTCATCCTCTACGCCAGCACGGATGCCGCGTACGCCGACCTGCAGGCCGGCAACGTCGATGTGCTCCAAGACCTCCCCGAGAGCGCCCTCGAGACGTTCGAGACGGAGTTCGAGGGTCGTTCGGTCAACCAGCCCGCCGCGGCGAACGCCACGATCACGATCCCCGAGCGCCTGGCGCACTTCAGCGGTGAAGAGGGCAAGCTGCGGCGCGCCGCGATCTCGCACGCCATCAACCGCGAAGAGATCACCGAGGTCATCTACAGCGGCACGCGCACTCCGGCCCACGACTTCACGTCGCCGGTCATCGCCGGTTACTCCGAGGAGATCCCCGGTTCCGAGGTTCTCGAGTTCGACGCCGACCTGGCGAAGGAACTCTGGGCCGAGGCCGACGCGATCGCACCGTGGAGCGGTTCCTTCCAGCTCGCGTACAACGCCGACGGCCCCAACCAGGGCTGGGTCGACGCTGTGGCGAACCAGTTGAAGAACAACCTCGGCATCGACGCATCCGGTGCACCGGTTCCCACGTTCGCCGAACTCCGCACGGCCGTCACCGACCGCGCGATCCAGACGTCGTTCCGCACCGGTTGGCAGGGTGACTACCCGTCGCTGTCGAACTTCCTCGGGCCGATCTTCTACACCGGCGCAGGCTCGAACGACGGCGACTACTCGAACCCCGCGTTCGACCAGCTCATCGACGAGGGACTCGGTGCCACCGACATCGAGGCCGGCATCGAGAGCTTCCAGCAGGCGCAGGAGATCCTCTTCGAGGACCTTCCCGCCATCCCGCTGTGGTACACCAACACCGCGGGTGCATGGGGCGAGCAGGTCGACAACGTCGAGTTCGGCTGGAACACCGTCCCGCTCTACTACCAGATCACGAAGAGCGAGTAG
- a CDS encoding ABC transporter permease — MPSNTRPDQQHYVAPLEETQLVAIDSIKADGKPSNLWRDAWADVRKRPMFWISAALILIVVVVALFPGWFTQVPPNNDCQLANSNGGPTEGHPLGFTKQGCDIYSRIIHGTSTSLSVGLIVTFLVAFLGIIFGAFAGFYGGWIDAVLSRLGDIFFSIPYILAAVVVMSVLSQYANVWVISLAIGVFAWPATARVLRAEIFRVKNADFVMAATALGVSRFRILLRHVLPNSIAPVIVITTISLASAIVAEATLSFLGVGLPSSTMSWGNDISAAQNDLRSAPQTLILPSIALSVTVLSFIMLGEVVRDALDPKARARR; from the coding sequence ATGCCAAGTAACACCAGACCCGACCAGCAGCACTACGTTGCGCCACTCGAAGAGACCCAGCTCGTCGCCATCGACTCCATCAAGGCCGACGGCAAGCCCTCGAACCTCTGGCGCGACGCCTGGGCCGATGTGCGCAAGCGACCGATGTTCTGGATCTCCGCGGCGCTCATCCTGATCGTCGTCGTCGTGGCGCTGTTCCCCGGGTGGTTCACCCAGGTGCCGCCGAACAACGACTGCCAGCTCGCCAACAGCAACGGCGGCCCGACCGAGGGCCACCCGCTCGGCTTCACGAAACAGGGCTGCGACATCTACTCGCGGATCATTCACGGAACCTCGACGTCGCTCTCGGTCGGCCTCATCGTGACGTTCCTCGTGGCCTTCCTCGGCATCATCTTCGGTGCCTTCGCGGGCTTCTACGGTGGATGGATCGACGCGGTGCTCTCCCGTCTGGGTGACATCTTCTTCTCGATCCCCTACATCCTCGCCGCCGTCGTCGTCATGTCGGTGCTGTCCCAGTACGCGAACGTGTGGGTGATCTCGCTCGCGATCGGTGTGTTCGCGTGGCCGGCGACGGCTCGTGTGTTGCGAGCCGAGATATTCAGGGTGAAGAACGCCGACTTCGTCATGGCCGCCACCGCGCTCGGAGTGTCGCGTTTCCGCATTCTGCTGCGCCATGTTCTGCCGAACTCGATCGCACCGGTCATCGTCATCACGACGATCTCGCTCGCTTCGGCGATCGTGGCCGAGGCGACTCTGTCGTTCCTCGGTGTCGGACTCCCGTCTTCGACGATGTCGTGGGGCAATGACATCTCGGCCGCCCAGAACGACCTGCGCAGCGCCCCGCAGACGCTCATCCTTCCCTCGATCGCACTGTCGGTCACCGTGCTGAGCTTCATCATGCTCGGCGAGGTCGTGCGCGACGCGCTCGATCCGAAGGCGAGGGCACGGCGATGA
- a CDS encoding dipeptide ABC transporter ATP-binding protein: MIETSNGSNVQTERADGAERPLLEIKDLQVGFNTQDGLVKAVDGVNITLYRGQSLAIVGESGSGKSTTAHAIINLLPGTGHISGGQILLDGQDLTKAGKREMEAVRGRKIGFVPQDPMSNLNPVWSIGFQVEEAIRANGIATGRKEVKKRAIEVLKQAGLGDADRRMKQFPHQFSGGMRQRVLIGMGLAADPQLLIADEPTSALDVTVQRVILDHLESLTRELGTTLLFITHDLGLAAERAEQLVVMYKGRVVESGPSAEILQNPQHPYTQRLVAAAPSLASRRIQATGSIAAAESSIAEGAAAAAGDTIDLIATAEARAEALAAAPPAPPAIVVEDLTKVFKIRGSGDFTAVDKVSFQIAKGTTTALVGESGSGKSTVAKMLLKLEETTSGRIVVGGEDLASVTGKELFNLRSRMQPVFQDPYGSLNPLRNIGNTIAEPLFTHKIGSNASRRERVYELLDQVSLPRTLISRYPNELSGGQRQRIAIARALALKPEIVVLDEAVSALDVLVQAQILRLLADLQAELGLTYLFITHDLAVVRVIADNVCVMQKGRIVESASTDEVFDRPQEQYTRDLLAAIPGANIELGA; this comes from the coding sequence ATGATCGAGACTTCGAACGGATCGAACGTGCAAACAGAACGCGCCGACGGCGCCGAACGCCCCCTGCTCGAGATCAAAGACCTGCAGGTCGGCTTCAACACCCAAGACGGTCTCGTGAAGGCCGTCGACGGTGTGAACATCACCCTCTACCGCGGGCAGAGCCTCGCGATCGTGGGGGAGTCGGGCTCCGGCAAGTCGACGACCGCGCACGCGATCATCAACCTCCTGCCCGGCACCGGTCACATCTCGGGCGGACAGATCCTCCTCGACGGCCAAGACTTGACGAAGGCCGGCAAGCGGGAGATGGAGGCCGTTCGCGGCCGCAAGATCGGGTTCGTGCCGCAGGACCCGATGTCGAACCTCAACCCCGTGTGGTCGATCGGATTCCAGGTCGAAGAGGCGATCAGGGCCAACGGCATCGCGACCGGGCGCAAAGAGGTCAAGAAGCGCGCGATCGAGGTGCTGAAACAGGCGGGCCTCGGCGATGCCGACCGTCGCATGAAGCAGTTCCCGCACCAGTTCTCGGGCGGCATGCGCCAGCGCGTGCTGATCGGCATGGGCCTCGCAGCCGACCCGCAGCTGCTCATCGCCGACGAGCCGACCTCGGCGCTCGACGTCACCGTGCAGCGGGTCATCCTCGACCACCTCGAGTCGCTCACCCGTGAGCTCGGCACGACCCTGCTCTTCATCACGCACGACCTCGGCCTCGCGGCCGAGCGTGCCGAGCAGCTCGTGGTCATGTACAAGGGACGGGTCGTCGAATCCGGTCCGTCGGCCGAGATCCTGCAGAACCCGCAGCACCCCTACACGCAGCGGCTCGTCGCCGCGGCGCCGAGCCTCGCTTCGCGTCGCATCCAGGCGACCGGCTCGATCGCGGCCGCCGAGTCGTCGATCGCCGAGGGTGCGGCGGCTGCGGCGGGCGACACGATCGACCTCATCGCCACGGCCGAGGCTCGGGCCGAGGCGCTTGCGGCGGCCCCTCCGGCTCCGCCGGCGATCGTGGTCGAAGACCTCACCAAGGTCTTCAAGATCCGCGGTTCGGGCGACTTCACCGCCGTCGACAAGGTGTCGTTCCAGATCGCGAAGGGCACCACCACGGCGCTCGTCGGCGAGTCGGGCTCCGGCAAGTCGACCGTGGCGAAGATGCTGCTGAAGCTCGAGGAAACGACGAGCGGCAGGATCGTCGTGGGCGGTGAAGACCTCGCGAGCGTGACCGGCAAGGAGCTCTTCAACCTCCGCAGCCGCATGCAACCGGTCTTCCAAGACCCGTACGGTTCGCTGAACCCGCTGCGCAACATCGGCAACACGATCGCGGAGCCGCTGTTCACGCACAAGATCGGCTCGAACGCCTCTCGTCGTGAGCGGGTGTACGAGCTGCTCGACCAGGTGTCGCTGCCGCGCACGCTCATCAGCCGCTATCCCAACGAGCTCTCGGGCGGTCAGCGCCAGCGCATCGCCATCGCGCGTGCGTTGGCGTTGAAGCCCGAGATCGTCGTGCTCGATGAGGCGGTCTCGGCCCTCGACGTGCTCGTGCAGGCGCAGATCCTGCGACTGCTCGCCGACCTGCAGGCCGAGCTCGGCCTGACGTATCTCTTCATCACCCACGACCTCGCGGTCGTGCGCGTCATCGCCGACAACGTCTGCGTGATGCAGAAGGGGCGCATCGTCGAGTCAGCGAGCACCGACGAGGTGTTCGACCGCCCGCAGGAGCAGTACACGAGAGATCTGCTCGCGGCGATCCCGGGCGCGAACATCGAGCTCGGCGCCTAG
- the typA gene encoding translational GTPase TypA, producing the protein MANATRNDLRNVAIVAHVDHGKTTLVDAMLNQTHSFAEHAHVEERAMDSNELEREKGITILAKNTAISYKGVHATDGPITINVIDTPGHADFGGEVERGLSMVDGVVLLVDSSEGPLPQTRFVLRKALEARMPVILLVNKTDRPDARIDEVVAESQDLLLGLASDLADDVPDLDLDAILDVPVVYASGRNGAASHNKPGNGELPDNDDLEPLFEAILQHIPAPTYDDEHPLQAHVTNLDASPFLGRLALLRVFHGTIKKGQTVAWVKHDGTVQNVRVTELFLTKALDRYPAESAGPGDIAVVAGFEDIMIGDTLADPEDVRPLPIIAVDEPAISMTIGTNTSPLVGKVKGHKLTARMVKDRLDRELVGNVSLKVVDIGRPDAWEVQGRGELALAILVEQMRREGYELTVGKPQVVTKLVDGKVHEPYEHLTIDAPEEYLGAITQLLAARKGRMDNMSNHGTGWVRMEFIVPSRGLIGFRTEFMTTTRGTGIANAISHGYDAWAGQIVTRNNGSIVADRSGVVTPFAIIALQERMTFFVNPTEEVYEGMVIGENSRADDMDVNITKEKKLTNMRQSTADNFESMTPSRQLSLEECLEFAREDECVEVTPTAVRIRKVELDATARARTTSRLKKQG; encoded by the coding sequence ATGGCGAACGCCACCCGGAACGATCTGCGCAACGTCGCGATCGTCGCACACGTCGACCACGGCAAGACCACGCTCGTCGACGCGATGCTCAATCAGACGCACTCGTTCGCCGAGCACGCGCACGTCGAAGAGCGCGCGATGGACTCCAACGAGCTCGAGCGCGAGAAGGGCATCACGATCCTCGCCAAGAACACGGCGATCTCGTACAAGGGCGTGCACGCCACCGACGGCCCGATCACGATCAACGTCATCGACACCCCGGGTCACGCCGACTTCGGCGGCGAGGTCGAGCGCGGCCTGTCGATGGTCGACGGCGTCGTGCTGCTCGTCGACTCGAGCGAGGGCCCGCTGCCGCAGACCCGCTTCGTGCTCCGCAAGGCGCTCGAGGCCCGCATGCCGGTGATCCTGCTCGTCAACAAGACCGACCGTCCCGACGCCCGCATCGACGAGGTCGTCGCCGAGAGCCAAGACCTCCTGCTCGGCCTCGCCTCCGACCTGGCCGACGACGTGCCCGACCTCGACCTCGATGCGATCCTCGACGTGCCGGTCGTCTACGCCTCGGGCCGCAACGGCGCAGCGAGCCACAACAAGCCCGGCAACGGCGAACTCCCCGACAACGACGACCTCGAGCCGCTCTTCGAGGCGATCCTGCAGCACATCCCGGCGCCGACCTACGACGACGAGCACCCCCTGCAGGCCCACGTCACGAACCTCGACGCCTCGCCGTTCCTCGGTCGTCTCGCACTGCTCCGCGTCTTCCACGGCACCATCAAGAAGGGCCAGACGGTCGCCTGGGTCAAGCACGACGGCACCGTGCAGAACGTGCGCGTGACCGAGCTCTTCCTCACGAAGGCACTCGACCGCTACCCCGCAGAGAGCGCCGGCCCCGGCGACATCGCCGTGGTCGCGGGCTTCGAGGACATCATGATCGGCGACACGCTCGCCGACCCCGAAGACGTGCGCCCGCTCCCGATCATCGCGGTCGACGAGCCGGCGATCTCGATGACGATCGGCACGAACACCTCGCCCCTCGTCGGCAAGGTCAAGGGGCACAAGCTCACCGCCCGCATGGTGAAAGACCGCCTCGACCGCGAACTCGTCGGCAACGTCTCCCTCAAGGTCGTCGACATCGGCCGCCCCGACGCGTGGGAGGTGCAGGGCCGCGGCGAGCTCGCGCTCGCGATCCTCGTCGAGCAGATGCGTCGCGAGGGCTACGAGCTCACGGTCGGCAAGCCGCAGGTGGTCACGAAGCTCGTCGACGGCAAGGTGCACGAGCCCTACGAGCACCTCACGATCGACGCCCCTGAAGAGTACCTCGGTGCGATCACGCAGCTGCTCGCCGCCCGCAAGGGCCGCATGGACAACATGTCGAACCACGGCACCGGCTGGGTGCGCATGGAGTTCATCGTGCCGAGCCGCGGGCTCATCGGCTTCCGCACCGAGTTCATGACGACCACGCGCGGCACCGGCATCGCGAACGCGATCTCGCACGGGTACGACGCGTGGGCTGGCCAGATCGTCACGCGCAACAACGGCTCGATCGTCGCCGACCGCTCGGGCGTCGTGACGCCGTTCGCGATCATCGCCCTGCAGGAGCGCATGACCTTCTTCGTGAACCCCACCGAAGAGGTCTACGAGGGCATGGTGATCGGCGAGAACTCGCGTGCCGACGACATGGACGTCAACATCACCAAAGAGAAGAAGCTGACGAACATGCGTCAGTCGACGGCCGACAACTTCGAGTCGATGACGCCTTCGCGCCAGCTCTCGCTCGAGGAGTGCCTCGAGTTCGCCCGCGAAGACGAGTGCGTCGAGGTCACCCCGACCGCGGTGCGCATCCGCAAGGTCGAGCTCGACGCGACGGCTCGCGCGCGCACGACGTCGCGCCTGAAGAAGCAGGGCTAG
- a CDS encoding M23 family metallopeptidase, translated as MHGRRAAAPARSRPARTAPVASLSEAPIAAEGTRLRTPLRPLLSLIAMSFAGAMMVATSVPALAITATDAEPRASVYAPVEDTVEYVPQTVEVGSDGVMTTLAAEQYHVEAAPPPIVSQVASVGSVAIVDTDAIVWPVLTPDRRSSGFGPRSAPCAGCSTNHDGVDFNPGNGTPVMSIADGVVVLATESGGGLGVNVEVQHNIGGELVTSSYGHMQYGSIAVSVGQQVAAGQQLGLVGTTGQSTGPHLHLEMFGVDGVRFDGFAWLAARIG; from the coding sequence ATGCACGGCCGCCGCGCGGCCGCCCCAGCCCGTTCCCGCCCCGCCCGAACCGCGCCGGTCGCCAGCCTCTCGGAGGCACCGATCGCCGCGGAGGGCACTCGCCTGCGCACCCCGCTGCGCCCGCTCCTCTCGCTCATCGCGATGTCATTCGCGGGCGCCATGATGGTCGCCACGAGCGTTCCCGCCTTGGCGATCACCGCCACCGATGCAGAGCCGCGCGCCTCGGTGTACGCGCCCGTCGAAGACACCGTCGAATACGTGCCGCAGACCGTCGAGGTCGGCAGCGACGGGGTCATGACCACCCTCGCCGCCGAGCAGTATCACGTCGAGGCGGCGCCCCCGCCCATCGTCTCGCAGGTGGCGAGCGTCGGCAGCGTGGCGATCGTCGACACCGATGCGATCGTCTGGCCGGTGCTGACGCCCGACCGCCGCAGCTCGGGCTTCGGTCCGCGCTCGGCGCCGTGCGCGGGCTGCTCGACCAACCACGACGGGGTCGACTTCAACCCGGGCAACGGCACACCCGTGATGTCGATCGCCGACGGCGTGGTCGTGCTCGCGACCGAGAGCGGCGGCGGTCTCGGCGTCAACGTCGAGGTGCAGCACAACATCGGCGGCGAACTCGTCACGAGCTCCTACGGGCACATGCAGTACGGCTCGATCGCCGTCTCGGTCGGCCAGCAGGTCGCCGCCGGCCAGCAGCTCGGACTCGTGGGCACGACCGGCCAGTCGACCGGTCCGCACCTGCACCTCGAGATGTTCGGGGTCGACGGCGTGCGGTTCGACGGCTTCGCCTGGCTGGCGGCGCGCATCGGCTGA
- a CDS encoding enoyl-CoA hydratase/isomerase family protein, with translation MAETPQASGPDVRVERDGGIAIVTIDRPAALNALSPDVLRALHAAFESLAADGSAVRGVLLTGAGGRAFVAGADIRAMADLTPEQGEESARLGHRVAGAIEGLAAPVIACVDGFALGGGLELALACDFIYATDASTFGQPEVRLGLTPGFGGTVRLPRAVGLARAKELIYTARRIDAAEAAAMGLVSRTFADRDALFEGARATLAEIEANAAPAVGIAKRVLVAAAGRRTDRAAEIEIAGFGDAFRTEDMREGVAAFIEKREPGFTGA, from the coding sequence ATGGCCGAGACCCCCCAGGCGAGCGGACCCGATGTGCGTGTCGAGCGCGATGGCGGCATCGCGATCGTCACGATCGATCGCCCCGCGGCGCTGAACGCCCTCTCCCCCGACGTGCTCCGCGCGCTGCACGCGGCCTTCGAGTCGCTCGCCGCCGACGGCAGCGCCGTGCGCGGAGTGCTCCTCACCGGAGCCGGCGGACGCGCGTTCGTCGCGGGCGCCGACATTCGCGCCATGGCCGACCTCACCCCCGAGCAGGGCGAGGAGTCGGCGCGACTCGGCCACCGCGTCGCCGGCGCGATCGAAGGGCTCGCAGCTCCCGTCATCGCCTGCGTCGACGGCTTCGCGCTCGGCGGCGGCCTCGAGCTCGCGCTCGCCTGCGACTTCATCTATGCGACGGATGCCTCGACCTTCGGTCAGCCCGAGGTGCGCCTCGGGCTCACCCCGGGATTCGGCGGCACCGTTCGCCTCCCCCGCGCTGTCGGCCTCGCGCGTGCGAAGGAACTCATCTACACCGCTCGGCGCATCGACGCGGCCGAGGCAGCCGCCATGGGGCTCGTCTCCCGCACCTTCGCCGACCGGGATGCGCTCTTCGAGGGCGCCCGGGCGACGCTCGCCGAGATCGAGGCGAACGCGGCACCGGCCGTCGGTATCGCCAAGCGGGTGCTCGTCGCCGCTGCCGGCCGGCGCACCGATCGCGCGGCCGAGATCGAGATCGCGGGCTTCGGCGATGCGTTCCGCACCGAGGACATGCGCGAGGGCGTCGCGGCCTTCATCGAGAAGCGCGAACCGGGGTTCACCGGCGCCTGA
- the fdxA gene encoding ferredoxin — protein MTYVIALPCVDVKDRACIDECPVDCIYEGERSLYIHPDECVDCGACEPVCPVEAIYYEDDLPDVWADYYKANVEFFDDIGSPGGAAKIGVIPKDHPVISVLPPQAH, from the coding sequence GTGACCTATGTCATCGCCCTTCCGTGTGTCGACGTCAAAGACCGTGCCTGCATCGACGAGTGCCCGGTCGACTGCATCTACGAGGGTGAGCGCTCGCTCTACATCCACCCCGACGAGTGCGTCGACTGCGGGGCCTGCGAACCGGTCTGCCCGGTCGAGGCCATCTACTACGAAGACGACCTGCCCGACGTGTGGGCCGACTACTACAAGGCCAACGTCGAGTTCTTCGACGACATCGGCTCGCCGGGCGGCGCAGCCAAGATCGGCGTCATCCCGAAAGACCACCCCGTGATCTCGGTGCTCCCTCCGCAGGCGCACTGA